GAAGGTGCTCCTGGGGCCATCGGAGTCCTCGGTCCTGACCCCCTCCCCttaccttctcttccttcctgccCAGTTTGCTGAGATCATGATGAAGATTGAGGAGTACATCAGCAAGCAAGCCAAAGCTTCAGAAGGTGCTGCCAGTTCTCTCCCTGAGGGTGCTCCCCAGAGAGGATGCTCCTCCAGGCGCCTGCCCCACCTGCCTCAATCACCCCCCTTGGTCCCTTTCTCACCCTAAAATTCACTgatctttgccccccccccccaattctgaACTTAGCCCCACCTTGGCCCTGGCCCTGCCTTCAACTTCTGTTGGCCCTAGGTTAGTCTCAGACCTCAGATGTTGACAGGGGTGACTCTCTTACCTCTGCCTCCCCATTCTTTTATACTGGGGCCAGAGGAGCTGTGTTTGATGCTGCTATTGGACCAAACATCCAAAGGCTCAGCCCTTTCCCCTGTTTCCCTGATGTCCCCTCTCAGGACCCCTTGGGTGGGTGCTAAGATGGGCCCCTACAATCTGATTTTCTGTCCTCCCAGTGATGGGGCCGGTGGAGGCGGCCCCTGAATACCGGGTCATTGTGGATGCCAACAACCTCACAGTGGAGATCGAGAACGAGCTGAGTGAGTTTGGGACCGCAGCGATGGCACAGCGGGGAGGACACTCACTCCTCACATAGCCCACCCAGCATCctgtgattcctgggcacagagccaggagttagcccttaGCTTTACTGGAAGTGGCCCCCAAATACAAAGTAGAAAAAGAGGGAGCTGAATGCAGGAAGTCATGGAGAAAGCCCAGCTTGGGGTCCTTCAGCCCCCACTTTCccatgagcacaaagacaggCAGGATCATGGACTTTGCCAGGACTCCTATGGGGTCAGTGGTGCTGGCGATCTTAGAAGCACACATGGTCGAGCATATATGTGGCCTGTTCTTTTATGGTACCCAGTGGCTGCCCACCTCCAGCCATCAGCTCTGTATCCCCACCATCCAGACCAAGACCCAACTTATGAGGCTGTGTCCAGCAAGCGTGGCCTGTGTGTGGGTGTTCAGGAGTTCAGTGACTAAAGAGGGAGGGGCCCTAGATATTGGGGGCTGCCAACCCTCCTCAGAAGACGCCCTCTGACCCCGTCTTCCTTAGACATCATCCACAAATTCATCCGGGACAAGTACTCGAAGCGCTTCCCTGAGCTGGAGTCCCTGGTCCCCAATGCGCTGGATTACATCCGCACAGTGAAGGTGAGGGCCGAGAACTACTTCTGGATCCGCTGCAGGCAAGGCCCTCTGTTGTCTGCGGAGAATTCTGCAGAGCTGGAGGGTCAGAGACTAAAGGCTGGGCTGGGAGCGAGCGCTGAGAGCACTGTGGCTCCAGACACTGAGCACTGTGGCTCTGGGTGCTGAGATGGAGCGGGAAGCTTTGAGGCACAGAGGGCCGAGGCTGGGGTCTCTGGGCAGGGAGACAGGCTCATTTTACTGCCTGAGCAGAGACAGGTGGAATCGGGGGCCAGCCAGGGGGCATTGTGGGGGGGGCAGGAAGGGCTGTGGAAGCTTTGTAAGGGGAGCCCAGTGTGATGATTTGGGGGGGGTGTGGGCAGCCTGGGGCCTCTGCTTTGACACTGGGACCTGagtttgtatgtgtgtgagagcatGTGTGTGGGACTTTGCATGTATTCATGTATGTGCATGCGTGCAAAGGCTCAGGGCACCTCCTTCCGCAGGAACTGGGGAACAGCCTGGACAAGTGCAAGAACAACGAGAACCTGCAGCAGATTCTGACCAACGCCACCATCATGGTGGTCAGCGTCACCGCCTCCACCACCCAGGGGTGCGCCTTCCgagggggtgtgggtgggggaCAGGGTGGGGCTTGCCCTGGGCACAGGGAGGGTGCCGTGGGGAAGTCGTGACAATGCTCAAGGGGAAGAGGCGGGATCCCTCATCGAGTGGCCCGTCCCAGCACACCCCGCTCGCTTGCCCACAGCCAGCAGCTGTCGCCCGAGGAGCTGGAGCGGCTGGAGGAGGCGTGCGACATGGCCCTGGAGCTCAACGCCTCCAAGCACCGAATCTACGAGTACGTGGAGTCGCGCATGTCCTTCATCGCGCCCAACCTCTCCATCATTGTCGGCGCCTCCACGGCCGCCAAGATCATGGGTGGGTGAGGTGCGGCCGGGCCCCAACGCCGTACGTAGTCTGTCCTGCTCTCTCCGGCATCCCTGCACCAACCGGCCTTTGTAGTCACCGCCTGCACAACCTTGGCACCTATCCAGCCCGTGTGGGGCTGGTGGGCGGCTCCTTCCATCCCGGGCCTGCCCGCCAATGCCTCGTGTCCCCGCAGGTGTGGCTGGCGGCCTCACCAACCTGTCCAAGATGCCCGCCTGCAACATCATGCTGCTGGGTGCCCAGCGCAGGACGCTCTCGGGCTTCTCGTCCACCTCGGTGCTGCCGCACACGGGCTACATCTACCACAGTGACATCGTGCAGTCCCTGCCCCCGGTGAGCGCGCGGGGTGACACTGGGCCACCCTTCCGGGCTGGGACACTCACCATCAGCATCTGGTGCCCCTGCGTGGCGCCATCACGCACCCCTGCAGAGGGCTGAGAAattgagagagatagtacagcagtagagcctttgccttgcacgcagccgacccaaaAGGGCTTgggtccatccccagcatcctctgagcctgccaggagtgatttctgagcccacagccaggaggaacccctgagcgtcaccgggtgtggcgcaaaaaccaaagaaaacaaaagagggcCAAGAGATCCCAGCGGTCGCCGTAGCCCCAGGTCCACCCTGGAACCGCTCCACGGGATGCAAACCAGGAAGATCCAAACTCTGCACGGTGCTGGGTCTGGGGAGAACCTTGACTGTGCTGGGTTGTCCAGGGGGAGAGGGGTCTAAGCAGGGTCTATGGGTGCCCCGAAGGGGCGGGCTATGGCCGCAAGGGGATCCCAGAGTCTCACCCCCTTCCCTCCCACAGGATCTGCGGCGGAAGGCGGCTCGCTTAGTGGCCGCCAAGTGCACATTGGCTGCGAGAGTTGACAGCTTCCATGAGAGCTCGGAGGGCAAGGTGGGTGCAAGGGGAACTGAGTGCAGCCGGCAGActcagggacagagagacagatgtgCGGGTATCCTGAGCAAGGGCCAACCTTCGGGGACCCTCCCTTTCCcccgtcccaggttggctacgAGCTGAAGGATGAAATTGAGCGCAAGTTTGACAAGTGGCAGGAGCCGCCCCCAGTGAAGCAGGTGAAGCCACTGCCGGCGCCCCTTGATGGGCAGCGCAAGAAGCGGGGAGGCCGCAGGTAAGTGGGCACATTGTGGTGGGCAGGGCAGGCAAGGCACCCCCTTGCCTGCTGACAGACCTGCCTTCCCAGGTACCGGAAGATGAAGGAGCGCCTGGGGCTGACGGAGATCCGCAAACAGGCCAACCGCATGAGCTTTGGGGAGGTCAGTGCCACTCCCTGTGGGGAATGGGACCCCACCAACAGCTCCCCTTGTGCCCTGCAAACATTGAGACCCTCCCGACACCCCACCCAGACGCCAGCCTTCTCTGCCCCCAGCCACTGACTGGCAGATTCTGACTTTATTGAGGGAACGGGGTGACCCTAGGACACCTTGATAGAGGGTGGCTGGCTCGGAGACCCCCAGGTGGAGGGAGGGTGGCAGACTGCGGGACCCCCAGGTGGAGGGGGACTGACTGCGGGCTCCCCAGATCGAGGAAGACGCCTACCAGGAGGACCTGGGCTTCAGCCTGGGCCACTTGGGCAAGTCCGGCAGCGGGCGCGTGCGACAGACCCAAGTGAACGAGGCCACCAAGGCCAGGATCTCCAAGACGCTGCAGGTAGGCCGTGGGCACACCCCCTCTAGGCTTGGCGGTGGAGCAGGGCTGAGGTGGGGGACCAGGCCCGGCTCAGCGTGTCCCCCATCCCTACACAGCGGACCCTGCAGAAGCAGAGCGTGGTGTATGGCGGGAAGTCCACCATCCGGGACCGCTCCTCGGGGACAGCGTCCAGCGTGGCCTTCACCCCGCTCCAGGTAACCCCTGCTCCCGACACACCGGGACCCCGAGGTCAGAGCCCCCAAGGGAGAACTGTCCTGGGAGGCAGGGGTGAGCCTGCCTCCTCCTCACCCTTCGTCCTTCCCCGCCCCGACCCAGGGCCTGGAGATCGTGAACCCTCAGGCAGCCGAGAAGAAGGTGGCTGAGGCGAACCAGAAGTACTTCTCGAGCATGGCAGAGTTCCTCAAGGTCAAGGGCGAGAAGAGCGGCATCCTGTCCACCTGAGCCCACTGGGACTTTGGGGCCCAAGGGAGGAACCCCTGGGTCTACACCCGGACTGAGCCAGCCTCCCGATTTCAGTTCTGCTGGGAAAGGAGACACTGAGGAAGTGTGATTAAAGGCACGTTGTGAGGTCCAGCCTcggccttggggagtattgtttCTCCAGCACTCCTGGGGTTGCCAGCTCCGCCACAGGTCCCCATCCTGCTCGGATCTCGGTCCTGTGGCACTTGTCACACACCACCCTCTCAGGAAGCAGCATCTGCTCCAGGAATGGCAGACCCTTCGAGGCAGCTTCTTCCCTCTCCAGATTCGAACCTGCCCCAAACCCTCTGGCCCCCTACGTTCCCACACTGCTGTTTGGGTCTCTCACCCCACGCCTGCCCGGCCCCTATGCTCCCCACACTGGCTTCTAGCACCCTACGGGAACGGGATGTAGCGTTGGCTTCAGCATCCTGGCTACTTTTCTCTGAGCTTTTCCAAGTGAAAACTTTTGAGGCAGTAGTCCAGGAGGTAGTACAGGAAATAGTAGAGGAGGTAGTTCAGGCCTACAGTACAATcagcagggtacttgccttatacaccCTGGTTCgaaccccatgtggttccctgagccccaccaagagtaccACAGAGTCTGCCTCTGCTCTGTCCAGCCCAAGAGAAGACAGTCGCTGGGTTTAGTATGTCTGAGAATGGCCCGGGAATGCTCAGTGGGCACAGAGGTGCATGATCCTGGAAAtacaccttttttgttttattttttggggccacacccagtggtactaagggcttactcctggctcagtgctcagaagttaggcctggcaggctcaagggaccctgtggaatggaacccaggtcggccgtgcaagacaaataccctacccactatgctgcTGCTCCAGTCCCAGGAACAAACCATCTCCCACATAGTTTGATGGTGCTCGTTGGGGGGAACACCATATGAGGAGCACTGCTCTGAGAGTCCTCCCACATCACATCAGCAAGCCACAATGTGAAGTCAACTCAGGAgttgtattttgattttggggctgaccacacttggtgatgcttgattgttcctggctctgcactcaggatcaggatcactcctgatctgTGCTCGGAACTGGATGGGATATCAGATATCCAACCTGGGGTGGCTGGTGccagcaagtgccctccccattgtgctctaGCTCCGGTCCCACTTCAGGAGTTTAAACGCTGGCCAGTGTCAGCTACCCATCCTGGAAGTTCCTCTTCATTCTGATGGTATCTGGCCTTTGCTTGCTAGCCAGTGACTCCAACCCCTGCCCTGGCTCGCTGCAGCTCGCAAAAATAGGAAGTTtggtggccagagcgatagccttgcctgtggctgacctgggtctgtcccaggttcaattct
This window of the Suncus etruscus isolate mSunEtr1 chromosome 14, mSunEtr1.pri.cur, whole genome shotgun sequence genome carries:
- the PRPF31 gene encoding U4/U6 small nuclear ribonucleoprotein Prp31: MSLADELLADLEEAAEEEEGGSYGEEEEEPAIEDVQEEMQLDLSGDSVKSIAKLWDSKMFAEIMMKIEEYISKQAKASEVMGPVEAAPEYRVIVDANNLTVEIENELNIIHKFIRDKYSKRFPELESLVPNALDYIRTVKELGNSLDKCKNNENLQQILTNATIMVVSVTASTTQGQQLSPEELERLEEACDMALELNASKHRIYEYVESRMSFIAPNLSIIVGASTAAKIMGVAGGLTNLSKMPACNIMLLGAQRRTLSGFSSTSVLPHTGYIYHSDIVQSLPPDLRRKAARLVAAKCTLAARVDSFHESSEGKVGYELKDEIERKFDKWQEPPPVKQVKPLPAPLDGQRKKRGGRRYRKMKERLGLTEIRKQANRMSFGEIEEDAYQEDLGFSLGHLGKSGSGRVRQTQVNEATKARISKTLQRTLQKQSVVYGGKSTIRDRSSGTASSVAFTPLQGLEIVNPQAAEKKVAEANQKYFSSMAEFLKVKGEKSGILST